Proteins from a genomic interval of Toxotes jaculatrix isolate fToxJac2 chromosome 5, fToxJac2.pri, whole genome shotgun sequence:
- the slc28a1 gene encoding sodium/nucleoside cotransporter 1 isoform X1: MTEINSVQLNKESYANRNGMVNEAFEIEEDNNTDSGSFKGQTKKTKKGLGSYLSKVSKPINATEDYVKSHSQTFKYIVLGILGAGYVAYFIAACVLDFQRATALVVLTCLAVVTKSYELLKEYKGESISQCFRPAVRCFKSNLKWIKWVFIVVVVALLVVWLVLDTSQRPEQLISFGGVCMFIVLMFLFSAHRTAVSWRPVFWGLGLQFCIGLFVIRTQPGLVAFEWLGKQVQIFLEYTKEGSLFVFGDLIADIFAFQALPIVVFFSSVMSVLYFLGIMQWLILKISWMMQITMGTSPTETLSVAGNIFVGQTEAPLLIRPYLKDMTKSEIHAVLTGGFATIAGSVMGAFISFGIDASSLISASVMAAPCALAISKLSYPETEQSIFKSEKNIKVACGDEQNILEAASSGASASIGLVANIAANLIAFLAILGFINQALSWLGGMVGYPSVTFQLICSYVFMPVAFMMGIPYEESFTVAELIGTKFFLNEFVAYEKLSQLKNNRLNGLDQIVGGEAQWISVRSEIITTYALCGFANFSSLGIVIGGLSSICPSRRSDVSSLVLRAMITGTCVSLVNACIAGILYVPLDCVELFKVSTFNATDGNIQACCQDLFQSTVNNGTISFEGSWSTVANVTAFFSKCCQCCGLSHVAVCQ, from the exons ATGA cCGAAATCAACAGTGTCCAGCTGAACAAGGAATCCTATGCCAACAGAAATGGCATGGTCAACGAGGCTTTTGAAATAGAG GAGGACAACAATACTGATTCTGGCAGCTTCAAAGGGCAGACTAAAAAGACTAAAAAGGGATTGGGATCATACCTGAG CAAAGTTTCCAAGCCGATTAATGCCACAGAGGATTACGTCAAATCTCACTCACAAACCTTCAAATACATTGTGTTGGGAATACTTGGAGCAG GTTATGTCGCATACTTCATCGCAGCCTGTGTATTGGATTTCCAGAGGGCCACTGCTCTTGTAGTCCTTACCTGTTTGGCTGTTGTGACTAAATCATATGAACTTTTGAAGGAGTACAAGGGAGAAAGCATCAGTCAGTGTTTCAGACCTGCAGTCAGATGCTTTAAATCAAACCTGAAATGGATAAAATG GGTTTTCATCGTTGTGGTTGTGGCCCTGCTTGTGGTGTGGCTGGTCTTAGACACAAGCCAGCGTCCTGAGCAGCTTATATCATTTggaggtgtgtgcatgttcatcGTGCTTATGTTCCTCTTCTCGGCACACAGGACAGCG gTATCATGGAGGCCTGTGTTTTGGGGTCTCGGGTTGCAGTTCTGTATTGGCCTTTTTGTCATAAGAACACAGCCTGGACTCGTAGCTTTCGAATGGCTTGGAAAACAAGTGCAG ATATTCCTCGAATATACCAAAGAAGggtcattgtttgtttttggggaTCTGATCGCAGACATTTTTGCCTTTCAA GCTTTGCCCATTGTCGTGTTCTTCAGCAGCGTGATGTCGGTCCTTTACTTTTTGGGGATAATGCAGTGGCTCATATTGAAG ATCTCATGGATGATGCAGATAACGATGGGAACCTCTCCCACAGAGACCTTGAGTGTGGCAGGCAATATATTTGTTGGGCAG ACTGAAGCACCGCTGCTGATCCGTCCCTATTTGAAGGACATGACCAAATCTGAGATCCATGCTGTCCTGACTGGTGGATTTGCCACAATTGCAGGCAGTGTCATGGGGGCATTCATCTCATTTGGG ATTGATGCATCTTCCTTGATATCAGCCTCTGTGATGGCTGCTCCATGTGCCTTGGCCATCTCCAAACTGTCTTATcctgagacagagcagagtaTCTTCAAGTCAGAGAAGAATATTAAAGTGGCTTGCGG AGATGAACAGAACATTCTGGAGGCGGCTAGCAGCGGAGCATCTGCTTCAATAGGTCTTGTTGCAAACATTGCAGCAAACTTGATAGCCTTTCTCGCCATCCTCGGGTTCATAAATCAAGCTTTGAGTTGGCTCGGAGGTATGGTGGGATATCCTTCAGTCACATTTCAG TTAATTTGCTCTTACGTATTCATGCCTGTGGCCTTCATGATGGGGATACCATATGAGGAGAGTTTCACTGTGGCTGAACTAATTGGCACAAAGTTCTTCCTCAATGAGTTTGTGGCTTATGAGAAATTATCTCAACTCAAGAACAACAGACTCAATGGACTTGATCAAATTGTTGGAGGAGAAGCACAATGGATATCA GTCAGGTCAGAAATAATCACCACTTATGCTCTTTGTGGGTTCGCCAACTTTAGCTCACTGGGTATTGTGATCGGTGGCCTGT CCTCTATATGCCCATCGAGAAGAAGTGATGTCTCATCTCTGGTGCTGAGAGCTATGATCACTGGCACCTGTGTATCTCTTGTCAATGCTTGCATTGCAG GGATCCTCTATGTTCCACTGGATTGTGTGGAGCTGTTCAAAGTGTCTACTTTCAATGCCACAGATGGGAACATTCAAGCTTGCTGTCAGGACCTCTTTCAAAG
- the slc28a1 gene encoding sodium/nucleoside cotransporter 1 isoform X2 yields the protein MVNEAFEIEEDNNTDSGSFKGQTKKTKKGLGSYLSKVSKPINATEDYVKSHSQTFKYIVLGILGAGYVAYFIAACVLDFQRATALVVLTCLAVVTKSYELLKEYKGESISQCFRPAVRCFKSNLKWIKWVFIVVVVALLVVWLVLDTSQRPEQLISFGGVCMFIVLMFLFSAHRTAVSWRPVFWGLGLQFCIGLFVIRTQPGLVAFEWLGKQVQIFLEYTKEGSLFVFGDLIADIFAFQALPIVVFFSSVMSVLYFLGIMQWLILKISWMMQITMGTSPTETLSVAGNIFVGQTEAPLLIRPYLKDMTKSEIHAVLTGGFATIAGSVMGAFISFGIDASSLISASVMAAPCALAISKLSYPETEQSIFKSEKNIKVACGDEQNILEAASSGASASIGLVANIAANLIAFLAILGFINQALSWLGGMVGYPSVTFQLICSYVFMPVAFMMGIPYEESFTVAELIGTKFFLNEFVAYEKLSQLKNNRLNGLDQIVGGEAQWISVRSEIITTYALCGFANFSSLGIVIGGLSSICPSRRSDVSSLVLRAMITGTCVSLVNACIAGILYVPLDCVELFKVSTFNATDGNIQACCQDLFQSTVNNGTISFEGSWSTVANVTAFFSKCCQCCGLSHVAVCQ from the exons ATGGTCAACGAGGCTTTTGAAATAGAG GAGGACAACAATACTGATTCTGGCAGCTTCAAAGGGCAGACTAAAAAGACTAAAAAGGGATTGGGATCATACCTGAG CAAAGTTTCCAAGCCGATTAATGCCACAGAGGATTACGTCAAATCTCACTCACAAACCTTCAAATACATTGTGTTGGGAATACTTGGAGCAG GTTATGTCGCATACTTCATCGCAGCCTGTGTATTGGATTTCCAGAGGGCCACTGCTCTTGTAGTCCTTACCTGTTTGGCTGTTGTGACTAAATCATATGAACTTTTGAAGGAGTACAAGGGAGAAAGCATCAGTCAGTGTTTCAGACCTGCAGTCAGATGCTTTAAATCAAACCTGAAATGGATAAAATG GGTTTTCATCGTTGTGGTTGTGGCCCTGCTTGTGGTGTGGCTGGTCTTAGACACAAGCCAGCGTCCTGAGCAGCTTATATCATTTggaggtgtgtgcatgttcatcGTGCTTATGTTCCTCTTCTCGGCACACAGGACAGCG gTATCATGGAGGCCTGTGTTTTGGGGTCTCGGGTTGCAGTTCTGTATTGGCCTTTTTGTCATAAGAACACAGCCTGGACTCGTAGCTTTCGAATGGCTTGGAAAACAAGTGCAG ATATTCCTCGAATATACCAAAGAAGggtcattgtttgtttttggggaTCTGATCGCAGACATTTTTGCCTTTCAA GCTTTGCCCATTGTCGTGTTCTTCAGCAGCGTGATGTCGGTCCTTTACTTTTTGGGGATAATGCAGTGGCTCATATTGAAG ATCTCATGGATGATGCAGATAACGATGGGAACCTCTCCCACAGAGACCTTGAGTGTGGCAGGCAATATATTTGTTGGGCAG ACTGAAGCACCGCTGCTGATCCGTCCCTATTTGAAGGACATGACCAAATCTGAGATCCATGCTGTCCTGACTGGTGGATTTGCCACAATTGCAGGCAGTGTCATGGGGGCATTCATCTCATTTGGG ATTGATGCATCTTCCTTGATATCAGCCTCTGTGATGGCTGCTCCATGTGCCTTGGCCATCTCCAAACTGTCTTATcctgagacagagcagagtaTCTTCAAGTCAGAGAAGAATATTAAAGTGGCTTGCGG AGATGAACAGAACATTCTGGAGGCGGCTAGCAGCGGAGCATCTGCTTCAATAGGTCTTGTTGCAAACATTGCAGCAAACTTGATAGCCTTTCTCGCCATCCTCGGGTTCATAAATCAAGCTTTGAGTTGGCTCGGAGGTATGGTGGGATATCCTTCAGTCACATTTCAG TTAATTTGCTCTTACGTATTCATGCCTGTGGCCTTCATGATGGGGATACCATATGAGGAGAGTTTCACTGTGGCTGAACTAATTGGCACAAAGTTCTTCCTCAATGAGTTTGTGGCTTATGAGAAATTATCTCAACTCAAGAACAACAGACTCAATGGACTTGATCAAATTGTTGGAGGAGAAGCACAATGGATATCA GTCAGGTCAGAAATAATCACCACTTATGCTCTTTGTGGGTTCGCCAACTTTAGCTCACTGGGTATTGTGATCGGTGGCCTGT CCTCTATATGCCCATCGAGAAGAAGTGATGTCTCATCTCTGGTGCTGAGAGCTATGATCACTGGCACCTGTGTATCTCTTGTCAATGCTTGCATTGCAG GGATCCTCTATGTTCCACTGGATTGTGTGGAGCTGTTCAAAGTGTCTACTTTCAATGCCACAGATGGGAACATTCAAGCTTGCTGTCAGGACCTCTTTCAAAG
- the slc28a1 gene encoding sodium/nucleoside cotransporter 1 isoform X3 yields MTEINSVQLNKESYANRNGMVNEAFEIEEDNNTDSGSFKGQTKKTKKGLGSYLSKVSKPINATEDYVKSHSQTFKYIVLGILGAGYVAYFIAACVLDFQRATALVVLTCLAVVTKSYELLKEYKGESISQCFRPAVRCFKSNLKWIKWVFIVVVVALLVVWLVLDTSQRPEQLISFGGVCMFIVLMFLFSAHRTAVSWRPVFWGLGLQFCIGLFVIRTQPGLVAFEWLGKQVQIFLEYTKEGSLFVFGDLIADIFAFQALPIVVFFSSVMSVLYFLGIMQWLILKISWMMQITMGTSPTETLSVAGNIFVGQTEAPLLIRPYLKDMTKSEIHAVLTGGFATIAGSVMGAFISFGIDASSLISASVMAAPCALAISKLSYPETEQSIFKSEKNIKVACGDEQNILEAASSGASASIGLVANIAANLIAFLAILGFINQALSWLGGMVGYPSVTFQLICSYVFMPVAFMMGIPYEESFTVAELIGTKFFLNEFVAYEKLSQLKNNRLNGLDQIVGGEAQWISVSKHP; encoded by the exons ATGA cCGAAATCAACAGTGTCCAGCTGAACAAGGAATCCTATGCCAACAGAAATGGCATGGTCAACGAGGCTTTTGAAATAGAG GAGGACAACAATACTGATTCTGGCAGCTTCAAAGGGCAGACTAAAAAGACTAAAAAGGGATTGGGATCATACCTGAG CAAAGTTTCCAAGCCGATTAATGCCACAGAGGATTACGTCAAATCTCACTCACAAACCTTCAAATACATTGTGTTGGGAATACTTGGAGCAG GTTATGTCGCATACTTCATCGCAGCCTGTGTATTGGATTTCCAGAGGGCCACTGCTCTTGTAGTCCTTACCTGTTTGGCTGTTGTGACTAAATCATATGAACTTTTGAAGGAGTACAAGGGAGAAAGCATCAGTCAGTGTTTCAGACCTGCAGTCAGATGCTTTAAATCAAACCTGAAATGGATAAAATG GGTTTTCATCGTTGTGGTTGTGGCCCTGCTTGTGGTGTGGCTGGTCTTAGACACAAGCCAGCGTCCTGAGCAGCTTATATCATTTggaggtgtgtgcatgttcatcGTGCTTATGTTCCTCTTCTCGGCACACAGGACAGCG gTATCATGGAGGCCTGTGTTTTGGGGTCTCGGGTTGCAGTTCTGTATTGGCCTTTTTGTCATAAGAACACAGCCTGGACTCGTAGCTTTCGAATGGCTTGGAAAACAAGTGCAG ATATTCCTCGAATATACCAAAGAAGggtcattgtttgtttttggggaTCTGATCGCAGACATTTTTGCCTTTCAA GCTTTGCCCATTGTCGTGTTCTTCAGCAGCGTGATGTCGGTCCTTTACTTTTTGGGGATAATGCAGTGGCTCATATTGAAG ATCTCATGGATGATGCAGATAACGATGGGAACCTCTCCCACAGAGACCTTGAGTGTGGCAGGCAATATATTTGTTGGGCAG ACTGAAGCACCGCTGCTGATCCGTCCCTATTTGAAGGACATGACCAAATCTGAGATCCATGCTGTCCTGACTGGTGGATTTGCCACAATTGCAGGCAGTGTCATGGGGGCATTCATCTCATTTGGG ATTGATGCATCTTCCTTGATATCAGCCTCTGTGATGGCTGCTCCATGTGCCTTGGCCATCTCCAAACTGTCTTATcctgagacagagcagagtaTCTTCAAGTCAGAGAAGAATATTAAAGTGGCTTGCGG AGATGAACAGAACATTCTGGAGGCGGCTAGCAGCGGAGCATCTGCTTCAATAGGTCTTGTTGCAAACATTGCAGCAAACTTGATAGCCTTTCTCGCCATCCTCGGGTTCATAAATCAAGCTTTGAGTTGGCTCGGAGGTATGGTGGGATATCCTTCAGTCACATTTCAG TTAATTTGCTCTTACGTATTCATGCCTGTGGCCTTCATGATGGGGATACCATATGAGGAGAGTTTCACTGTGGCTGAACTAATTGGCACAAAGTTCTTCCTCAATGAGTTTGTGGCTTATGAGAAATTATCTCAACTCAAGAACAACAGACTCAATGGACTTGATCAAATTGTTGGAGGAGAAGCACAATGGATATCAGTGAGTAAACATCCTTAG